A single region of the Neodiprion pinetum isolate iyNeoPine1 chromosome 5, iyNeoPine1.2, whole genome shotgun sequence genome encodes:
- the LOC124219163 gene encoding cytochrome b5-related protein-like — translation MTAKKMESTLIGLKYPSERGAGLKTGAGWLKGKRLDDGAEGLWRIGDKLYDLDGWARNHPGGSEWITLTQGTDITEAFEAHHVTLLAERLLPEFYVREATTPRSCPFTFKPDGFYRIFKERAREALKDVDFHRPTKTSNLIADFLFATTLLLCTMAAATQSWITIVASGIFLTWTLNAGHNYMHQRDNYRMWYMDLSPMSSKEWRIFHALSHHLYTNTLLDLEIIMFEPIFHLLPRKDKGLIPRNFAWLYSPLVYSLTYFIHAIKRIYSVFWEFGEPELRDAVPFLIPTLMCFVAPPLTAFITWAKVIFIASCHFSLVGLNAAHHHPDIYHDGDARREDTDWGLAQLDAVRDRVEIEPSIFLILTHYGSHTLHHLLPTVDHAYLHLCQPAFEQTCKEFGVSTELWTQWKLLKGQFKQLGNVEPKNTPNMR, via the exons ATGACGGCAAAAAAGATGGAGAGCACCCTCATCGGGTTAAAGTACCCAAGTGAACGTGGCGCCGGATTAAAGACTGGGGCAGGCTGGCTGAAAGGAAAGCGACTGGACGATGGAGCCGAAGGACTATGGCGGATCGGTGATAAACTCTACGACCTCGACGGATGGGCAAGAAACCATCCGGGCGGTTCCGAGTGGATAACGCTCACCCAGGGGACCGACATCACGGAGGCATTCGAG GCACATCATGTAACGCTTCTTGCTGAACGTCTGCTGCCAGAGTTCTACGTCCGAGAAGCGACCACCCCGAGGTCCTGTCCTTTCACCTTCAAGCCCGATGGTTTCTATCGAATATTCAAAGAACGTGCCAGGGAAGCCCTAAAGGATGTCGACTTTCATAGGCCAACGAAGACCTCGAATCTTATTGCAGATTTTCTCTTCGCCACCACGTTACTCCTCTGTACGATGGCTGCAGCGACCCAATCTTGGATCACAATCGTGGCGAGCG GAATATTCTTGACCTGGACTTTGAATGCGGGGCACAATTACATGCATCAGAGGGACAACTACCGCATGTGGTACATGGATTTGAGCCCAATGTCCTCCAAGGAATGGCGGATCTTTCACGCTCTAAGTCACCATCTTTACACAAATACGCTCCTGGACTTGGAGATAATAATGTTTGAGCCCATCTTTCACCTGCTACCTCGCAAAGATAAAGGACTGATACCACGGAATTTTGCATGGCTCTATTCTCCTCTCGTTTACAGTCTgacatattttatacacgcgATCAAAAG GATCTATTCTGTCTTTTGGGAGTTTGGCGAACCCGAGCTAAGAGACGCGGTACCCTTTCTGATCCCGACATTGATGTGCTTCGTCGCACCTCCGCTGACCGCTTTTATCACCTGGGCGAAGGTCATCTTTATTGCCAGCTGCCACTTTAGTCTGGTTGGATTGAATGCGGCTCATCATCATCCGGACATCTATCACGACGGGGACGCCCGTCGCGAGGATACCGATTGGGGCCTTGCCCAGCTAGACGCGGTCCGTGACCGTGTCGAGATCGAGCCTTCCATATTTCTTATCCTGACCCACTATGGGTCTCACACTTTGCATCATCTACTACCTACCGTGGATCATGCCTATCTTCACCTATGCCAACCAGCCTTTGAGCAAACCTGCAAGGAGTTTGGCGTCAGTACGGAACTTTGGACTCAGTGGAAGCTTTTGAAGGGCCAATTCAAGCAGTTGGGAAACGTTGAACCGAAAAATACACCGAACATGCGATGA
- the LOC124219164 gene encoding cytochrome b5-related protein-like translates to MGAKERKESTLIGLKYPSFRDKAWKTGASWLDGKRKDDGIEGLWRVGDKLYDLAQWIGNHPGGAEWLTLSKGTDITEAFEAHHITSFAEQLLPKFYVRDATTPRSSPLTFKPDGFYRVFKSRAREALKGVDFHKPAKLSNFIIDSLCAGTLALCVTASATQLWAAIIAAAIFLTLTLIAGHNYIHLRDSFRMAYMDLSFLSSKEWRITHCLSHHLYANTILDFELSAFEPLFDYVPHEKGFITRRLSWLYSPLVYAIVYFVSGVKRIYSLAFEWCTLDYRDLTPFLIPALMCSVAPPSLALVTWMKVIVISSFHFGLIGVNAAHHHPDIYHDGDVHREDLDWGLAQIDAVRDRVEIQSSPFLVLTHLGWHTLHHLLPTVDHSYLHLCEPAFEQTCKEFGVNTDLWTQWNLFKGQFMQLQNTEPKKTPNTR, encoded by the exons ATGGGGGCAAAGGAAAGGAAGGAGAGCACCCTGATTGGGTTGAAGTATCCGAGCTTTCGCGATAAAGCTTGGAAAACTGGTGCAAGCTGGCTGGACGGTAAGAGGAAGGACGACGGAATCGAAGGACTGTGGCGGGTCGGTGACAAGCTCTACGACCTGGCTCAATGGATTGGGAATCATCCTGGTGGCGCCGAGTGGCTGACCCTCTCTAAGGGAACCGATATCACGGAAGCGTTTGAG GCCCACCACATTACTTCGTTTGCCGAACAACTCCTGCCAAAGTTTTACGTCCGGGACGCTACCACTCCCAGATCCAGTCCGTTGACCTTCAAACCAGACGGTTTCTATAGAGTGTTTAAAAGCCGCGCCAGAGAAGCCCTGAAGGGTGTCGACTTCCACAAGCCAGCGAAGTTGTCCAATTTCATAATTGACTCCCTTTGCGCTGGGACGTTAGCTCTTTGCGTAACGGCCTCAGCCACGCAATTATGGGCTGCGATTATCGCCGCTG CGATTTTCCTTACGTTGACCTTGATAGCGGGGCACAATTACATACACCTGAGAGATTCGTTTCGCATGGCCTACATGGATCTGAGTTTTCTTTCCTCGAAGGAATGGCGAATAACCCATTGTCTGAGCCATCATCTTTACGCCAACACAATTTTGGACTTCGAACTCTCTGCATTCGAGCCCTTATTCGATTACGTACCTCACGAAAAGGGGTTCATCACTCGTCGTTTGTCCTGGCTTTATAGTCCCTTAGTTTACGCCATAGTCTATTTCGTGAGCGGAGTCAAAAG AATCTACAGTCTGGCTTTTGAGTGGTGCACCTTAGATTACAGGGATTTAACACCGTTTCTGATCCCAGCCTTGATGTGTTCAGTGGCACCGCCGAGTCTCGCGCTGGTTACTTGGATGAAGGTTATCGTTATATCCAGTTTTCATTTCGGCTTGATCGGTGTAAACGCTGCTCACCATCACCCTGACATCTATCACGATGGAGATGTCCATCGCGAGGATTTAGACTGGGGCCTGGCTCAAATAGACGCAGTCCGGGATCGCGTCGAAATCCAGTCTTCCCCTTTTCTCGTATTGACCCACCTCGGATGGCACACCCTCCACCACCTTCTACCAACCGTCGATCATTCTTACTTACACCTCTGCGAACCTGCCTTCGAGCAAACCTGCAAAGAGTTTGGCGTTAATACCGATCTATGGACTCAGTGGAATCTCTTCAAGGGCCAATTCATGCAGCTACAAAATACCGAGCCGAAGAAGACGCCCAATACTAGATAA
- the LOC124219162 gene encoding cytochrome b5-related protein-like, whose product MGPKEKKESTLIGLKYPSFRDKAWKTGASWLDGKRKDDGIEGLWRVGDKLYDLAQWVGNHPGGAEWLTLTKGTDITEAFEAHHITSFAEQLLPKFYVRDATTPRSSPLTFKPDGFYRVFKSRVREALKGVDFHKPAKLSNLMSDSLCVGTLALCVTASATQSWAAIFAAAIFLTWTAVAGHNYMHLRDSFRMAYMDLSLLSSKEWRITHCLSHHLYANSILDFELSMFEPFFDYVPHEKGFITRRLSWLYTPSVYAGVYFMNGVKRIYSLAFEWGTLDYRDLTPFLIPALMCSVASPSLALAAWMKVIAISSFYFVLIGANAAHHHPDIYHDGDVHREDLDWGLAQIDAVRDRVEIEPSRFLIITHFGSHTLHHLLPTVDHSYLHLCEPAFEQTCKEFGVNTELWTQWKLFKGQFMQLQHTEPKKTPNTR is encoded by the exons ATGGGGCCGAAGGAAAAGAAGGAGAGCACCCTGATTGGGTTGAAGTATCCGAGCTTTCGCGATAAAGCTTGGAAAACTGGTGCAAGCTGGCTGGACGGTAAGAGGAAGGACGACGGAATCGAAGGACTGTGGCGGGTCGGTGACAAGCTCTACGACCTGGCTCAATGGGTTGGGAATCATCCTGGTGGCGCAGAGTGGCTGACCCTCACTAAGGGAACCGACATCACGGAGGCGTTTGAG GCCCACCACATTACTTCGTTTGCCGAACAACTCCTGCCAAAGTTTTACGTCCGGGACGCTACCACTCCCAGATCCAGTCCGTTGACCTTCAAACCTGACGGTTTCTATAGAGTGTTTAAAAGCCGCGTCAGAGAAGCTCTGAAGGGTGTCGATTTCCACAAGCCAGCGAAGTTGTCCAATTTGATGAGCGACTCCCTTTGCGTTGGGACGTTAGCTCTTTGCGTAACGGCCTCAGCCACGCAATCATGGGCTGCGATTTTCGCTGCTG CGATTTTCCTTACGTGGACCGCGGTAGCAGGGCACAACTACATGCACCTGagagattcgtttcgtatggcCTACATGGATCTGAGTCTTCTTTCCTCGAAGGAATGGCGAATAACCCATTGTCTGAGCCATCATCTTTACGCCAACTCCATTTTGGACTTCGAACTCTCGATGTTCGAGCCCTTCTTTGATTACGTACCTCACGAAAAGGGGTTCATCACTCGTCGTTTGTCCTGGCTTTATACTCCCTCAGTTTACGCCGGAGTCTATTTCATGAACGGGGTCAAAAG AATCTACAGTCTGGCTTTTGAGTGGGGCACCTTAGATTACAGGGATTTAACACCGTTTCTGATCCCAGCCCTGATGTGTTCAGTGGCATCGCCGAGTCTCGCCCTCGCTGCCTGGATGAAGGTCATCGCTATATCCAGTTTCTATTTCGTCTTGATTGGAGCAAACGCTGCTCACCATCACCCTGACATCTATCACGATGGAGATGTCCATCGCGAGGATTTAGACTGGGGCCTGGCTCAAATAGACGCAGTCCGGGATCGCGTTGAAATCGAGCCTTCCCGTTTTCTCATAATAACCCATTTTGGGTCGCACACCCTCCACCACCTTCTACCAACCGTCGATCATTCTTACTTACACCTCTGCGAACCCGCCTTTGAGCAAACCTGCAAAGAGTTTGGCGTTAACACCGAACTATGGACTCAGTGGAAACTCTTCAAGGGCCAATTCATGCAGTTACAACACACAGAGCCGAAGAAAACGCCCAATACCAGATAA